A window from Acidimicrobiia bacterium encodes these proteins:
- a CDS encoding nucleotide pyrophosphatase/phosphodiesterase family protein, with protein sequence MEPVEPDYRGPNLSALAGALVTGRRPAWFPEPARDPGPTVLLLLDGLGWNTIEAHRSLLPCLAALDGGPITTVVPSTTSAALTSLTTGLAPADHGIVGFRMRVDGSVLNVLRWHSANGSDPDPFTVQRHDAFLGREVPVVTKSEFRSTRFTEAHLRGTRFVGWSATSTLVQHCRRLVDDGAPLVYAYYPGVDTVAHEFGLHDEYFRAELVAADRLVGDLVDALPSRVTLVVTADHGQVHMGADGWVELDALEPMVDAYAGDARFRYLYARRGAHDDLLAAANDEVGHEAWVMSRDELLDGGWLGPGPARPAVRRRVGDVVLAAREPVGFVDPTFRRETALIAGHGSLTPDEMWVPLLAARGAAHS encoded by the coding sequence ATGGAGCCGGTCGAGCCCGACTACCGGGGTCCGAACCTGTCGGCGCTCGCGGGAGCGCTCGTCACGGGCCGGCGCCCGGCGTGGTTCCCCGAACCGGCGCGCGACCCCGGACCGACCGTGCTGCTCCTGCTCGACGGCCTGGGCTGGAACACGATCGAGGCGCACCGGAGCCTGCTGCCGTGCCTCGCTGCGCTCGACGGCGGGCCGATCACGACGGTGGTGCCGTCGACGACGTCGGCGGCGCTGACCTCGCTCACCACGGGGCTCGCACCCGCCGACCACGGGATCGTCGGGTTCCGCATGCGCGTCGACGGTTCGGTGCTCAACGTGTTGCGCTGGCACAGCGCGAACGGATCCGACCCCGACCCGTTCACCGTGCAGCGCCACGACGCGTTCCTCGGCCGCGAGGTCCCCGTCGTGACGAAGAGCGAGTTCCGCTCCACCCGCTTCACCGAGGCGCATCTGCGCGGCACGCGCTTCGTCGGCTGGAGCGCGACCTCGACGCTCGTGCAGCACTGCCGCCGTCTCGTCGACGACGGCGCGCCGCTCGTGTACGCGTACTACCCGGGCGTCGACACGGTCGCGCACGAGTTCGGGCTGCACGACGAGTACTTCCGCGCCGAGCTCGTCGCGGCCGACCGACTCGTCGGCGACCTCGTCGACGCGCTGCCTTCGCGCGTGACGCTGGTCGTCACCGCGGACCACGGTCAGGTCCACATGGGCGCCGACGGGTGGGTGGAGCTCGACGCGCTCGAGCCGATGGTCGACGCGTACGCGGGCGACGCGCGCTTCCGTTACCTGTACGCGCGGCGCGGCGCGCACGACGATCTACTCGCGGCCGCGAACGACGAGGTGGGTCACGAGGCGTGGGTCATGTCGCGCGACGAGCTGCTCGACGGCGGTTGGCTCGGGCCCGGTCCGGCGCGGCCCGCGGTGCGCCGGCGCGTCGGTGACGTCGTCCTCGCCGCCCGGGAGCCCGTCGGCTTCGTCGATCCGACGTTCCGGCGCGAGACCGCGCTGATCGCCGGCCACGGGTCCCTGACCCCGGACGAGATGTGGGTTCCGCTGCTCGCCGCCCGCGGCGCCGCGCACTCCTGA
- the dnaE gene encoding DNA polymerase III subunit alpha — translation MSSSFTHLHLHTEYSMLDGAARIKDVVAAAAADGQPAIGITDHGNMYGVLDFYKAAKDAGLTPVIGTEGYFVTTPRTDRPKRADDDIYHLTLLAETTAGYRNLIKVSSHAYLEGFYRKPRIDFDLLERHHDGLIATTGCLGGVVCQTLLKGDYDGARDAVARFQDIFGRDSFFVELQDHGLPEQSETNPLLVKIAADLNAPLLATNDSHYTRQSDAEAHDALLCVQTGAMQDDPKRLKFDTEEFYLKTAAQMRELFADHPEACDNTLWIAERANVEIEFGNTVLPAFPTPEGVDEDTYLRELTMQGARERYGTTPASNVVERIEYELGVIKDMGFSAYFLIVWDLVRYAKSRGIRVGPGRGSAAGSCVAYCLRIVDIDPIRYDLLFERFLNPGRKQMPDIDMDFDSRARGEMIRYAAQRYGWDHVAQIITFSTIKARAAVRDAARVLGYPYSVGDKIAKLMPPLIMGRDTPLAACLDQQQGHEDGYKMAAELRELYAADPDTRRVVDVARGLEGLRRQDGIHAAAVVITRDALSEYLPIQRKPEPGTPIEEAPIVTQYEMHGVEELGLLKMDFLGLRNLDVIEIALELIERSTGERLDIDAVPLDDDATFELLRRGDTIGVFQLEGGPMRALMRSLAPTTFEDVAALIALYRPGPMAQNWHNEYADRKNGRKPVTFDHPDLEEILGPTYGLMIYQEQLMRVSQKLAGYTLEEADNLRKATGKKIRALIAKERSKFVEGCIANGHSAEFAEKYFDKVEPFADYSFNKSHSVGYGFVTYQTAYLKAHYPREYLAALLTSVKTNKDQTAVFLNECRQMGIPVLVPDVNESDSDFVVRDGSIRFGLSAVRNVGEGVVAQIVAAREDGGPFTDFFDFCDRVDTNALNKRTVESLIKAGAFDSLAHPRQGLLQVFEGIVERAVARRREREAGIMSLFGDGGGADGDDGGVSIDRVSIPDTEFGKSQRLAFEKEMLGLYVSEHPMMSAERALRRHVECTLSDLRDLREGELRVVGGVVTALARKYTKRGDLMATFVLEDLAAAVEVMVFPKTMAQFGHVLEEDAIVCVKGRLDTRDDTPKIIAMEITRPEIVLDGGPPVRLRVKVGSLSEQKAERLETLLREHPGDSPVYLHLESPEKTTVLRLGDDHLVDARNGLFAELRVLLGADCVT, via the coding sequence GTGAGCTCGTCGTTCACCCACCTGCACCTGCACACCGAGTACTCGATGCTCGACGGCGCGGCCCGGATCAAGGACGTCGTCGCCGCGGCGGCCGCCGACGGGCAGCCGGCGATCGGCATCACCGACCACGGCAACATGTACGGCGTCCTCGACTTCTACAAGGCCGCGAAGGACGCCGGCCTGACGCCCGTCATCGGCACCGAGGGCTACTTCGTCACGACGCCGCGCACGGACCGTCCGAAGCGCGCCGACGACGACATCTACCACCTGACCCTGCTCGCGGAGACGACCGCGGGCTACCGCAACCTCATCAAGGTGTCGTCGCACGCGTACCTCGAGGGCTTCTACCGCAAGCCGCGGATCGACTTCGACCTGCTCGAGCGTCACCACGACGGGCTGATCGCGACGACGGGATGCCTCGGCGGGGTCGTGTGCCAGACGCTGCTGAAGGGCGACTACGACGGCGCGCGCGACGCCGTCGCCCGCTTCCAGGACATCTTCGGGCGCGACTCCTTCTTCGTGGAGCTGCAGGACCACGGCCTTCCCGAGCAGAGCGAGACGAACCCGTTGCTCGTGAAGATCGCGGCGGACCTCAACGCGCCGCTGCTCGCGACGAACGACAGTCACTACACGCGCCAGTCGGACGCCGAGGCGCACGACGCGCTGCTGTGCGTGCAGACGGGCGCCATGCAGGACGACCCGAAGCGCCTCAAGTTCGACACCGAGGAGTTCTACCTGAAGACCGCCGCGCAGATGCGCGAGCTGTTCGCCGACCATCCCGAGGCGTGCGACAACACGTTGTGGATCGCGGAGCGCGCGAACGTCGAGATCGAGTTCGGCAACACGGTGCTGCCCGCGTTCCCGACGCCCGAGGGCGTCGACGAGGACACCTACCTGCGCGAGCTGACGATGCAGGGCGCGCGCGAGCGCTACGGGACGACGCCGGCGTCGAACGTCGTCGAGCGCATCGAGTACGAGCTCGGCGTCATCAAGGACATGGGCTTCTCCGCCTACTTCCTGATCGTCTGGGACCTCGTCCGGTACGCGAAGTCCCGCGGGATCCGGGTCGGTCCGGGCCGGGGGAGCGCGGCAGGCTCGTGCGTCGCGTACTGCCTGCGCATCGTCGACATCGACCCGATCCGCTACGACCTGCTGTTCGAGCGCTTCCTCAACCCGGGTCGCAAGCAGATGCCCGACATCGACATGGACTTCGACTCCCGGGCCCGTGGCGAGATGATCCGGTACGCCGCGCAGCGCTACGGGTGGGACCACGTCGCCCAGATCATCACCTTCTCGACGATCAAGGCCCGGGCCGCGGTGCGCGACGCCGCGCGCGTCCTCGGCTACCCGTACTCCGTCGGCGACAAGATCGCGAAGCTCATGCCCCCGCTCATCATGGGCCGCGACACGCCGCTCGCCGCGTGTCTCGACCAGCAGCAGGGTCACGAGGACGGCTACAAGATGGCCGCGGAGCTGCGCGAGCTGTACGCCGCCGATCCTGACACGCGCCGCGTCGTCGACGTCGCGCGCGGGCTCGAGGGGCTGCGCCGGCAGGACGGCATCCACGCGGCGGCCGTCGTCATCACGCGTGACGCGCTCAGCGAGTACCTCCCGATCCAGCGCAAGCCCGAGCCGGGCACGCCGATCGAGGAGGCGCCGATCGTCACCCAGTACGAGATGCACGGCGTCGAGGAGCTCGGCCTCCTCAAGATGGACTTCCTCGGCCTGCGCAACCTCGACGTCATCGAGATCGCGCTGGAGCTGATCGAGCGGTCGACCGGTGAGCGGCTCGACATCGACGCCGTCCCGCTCGACGACGACGCGACCTTCGAGCTGCTCCGCCGGGGCGACACCATCGGCGTGTTCCAGTTGGAGGGCGGGCCGATGCGCGCGTTGATGCGCTCGCTCGCGCCGACGACGTTCGAGGACGTCGCCGCCCTCATCGCGCTGTACCGGCCGGGCCCGATGGCCCAGAACTGGCACAACGAGTACGCGGACCGCAAGAACGGTCGGAAGCCCGTCACGTTCGACCACCCGGACCTCGAGGAGATCCTCGGCCCGACGTACGGGCTGATGATCTACCAGGAGCAGCTGATGCGCGTGTCGCAGAAGCTGGCCGGGTACACGCTCGAGGAGGCCGACAACCTCCGCAAGGCGACCGGCAAGAAGATCCGCGCGCTCATCGCGAAGGAGCGGTCCAAGTTCGTCGAGGGTTGCATCGCGAACGGCCACAGCGCCGAGTTCGCGGAGAAGTACTTCGACAAGGTCGAGCCGTTCGCCGACTACTCGTTCAACAAGTCGCACTCGGTCGGCTACGGGTTCGTCACGTACCAGACCGCGTACCTCAAGGCGCACTACCCGCGCGAGTACCTCGCCGCGCTGCTCACGTCGGTCAAGACGAACAAGGACCAGACGGCCGTCTTCCTCAACGAGTGCCGGCAGATGGGGATCCCGGTCCTCGTGCCCGACGTCAACGAGTCCGACAGCGACTTCGTCGTGCGCGACGGCTCGATCCGCTTCGGGCTGTCGGCGGTGCGCAACGTGGGCGAGGGCGTCGTCGCGCAGATCGTCGCGGCGCGCGAGGACGGCGGCCCGTTCACCGACTTCTTCGACTTCTGCGACCGCGTCGACACGAACGCGCTGAACAAGCGGACCGTCGAGTCGCTCATCAAGGCGGGCGCGTTCGACTCGCTTGCCCATCCGCGCCAGGGCCTGCTCCAGGTGTTCGAGGGCATCGTCGAGCGTGCCGTCGCGCGTCGGCGCGAGCGCGAGGCCGGGATCATGAGCCTGTTCGGCGACGGCGGCGGTGCCGACGGCGACGACGGGGGTGTGTCGATCGACCGTGTGTCGATCCCCGACACCGAGTTCGGCAAGTCGCAGCGTCTCGCGTTCGAGAAGGAGATGCTCGGTCTCTACGTGAGCGAGCACCCGATGATGAGCGCCGAGCGCGCGTTGCGCCGCCACGTGGAGTGCACGCTGTCCGATCTGCGCGACCTGCGTGAGGGGGAGCTGCGGGTCGTGGGCGGTGTCGTCACCGCGCTGGCGCGCAAGTACACGAAGCGCGGCGACCTCATGGCGACGTTCGTGTTGGAGGACCTCGCCGCGGCGGTCGAGGTGATGGTGTTCCCGAAGACGATGGCCCAGTTCGGCCACGTGCTCGAGGAGGACGCCATCGTCTGTGTGAAGGGCCGGCTCGACACGCGCGACGACACGCCCAAGATCATCGCGATGGAGATCACCCGGCCCGAGATCGTGCTCGACGGCGGCCCGCCCGTCCGGCTGCGCGTGAAGGTCGGGTCGCTGTCGGAGCAGAAGGCGGAGCGGCTGGAGACGCTGTTGCGCGAGCACCCCGGCGACAGCCCCGTGTACCTGCATCTCGAGAGCCCCGAGAAGACGACCGTGCTCCGGCTCGGCGACGACCACCTCGTGGACGCCCGCAACGGCCTCTTCGCCGAGCTGCGCGTCCTCCTCGGCGCCGACTGCGTCACGTGA